The Syntrophorhabdales bacterium genome includes the window CACCGAACAGCCCTTACTCTGCGTCGAAGGCGTCAGCCGACCTTCTGGTTACGGCCTACTTCAAAACGTTCGGGGTTCCAACAGTCATCACCCGCTGTTCCAATAATTACGGTCCCTACCAGTTTCCCGAGAAACTGATCCCGCTGCTCATTACGAACGCTCTACAGGACCTGGAACTGCCGGTTTACGGCGATGGCCTCAATGTCAGGGATTGGATCCATGTGGAAGACCACTGCGAAGCAATAGCGTTGGTACTGGAAAAAGGGGAACCGGGAAATGTCTACAACGTAGGAGCAGATAATGAACAGGCCAACATCGAAATAGTCAAACTGATCCTGGACATTCTCAAGAAGCCGCATTCCTTGATCAAATACGTAAAGGACCGGCCCGGTCATGATCGCAGGTACGCAATCGACAATACCAAGATACGCACGCGGCTTGGCTTCCAGCCAAGGAGAGATTTTAAAACGGGGCTCGACGAGACGGTTCGATGGTACCTGGAGAATCGCGCTTGGTGGGAGAGCATCCGGAGCGGGGATTACCTGAAATACTATGAGACGATGTATAAGAATAGATGAAAGTGAGCAGTAAGCGGTCAGCGGTAAATGAGTGACAACGACAGAGAGTGCAAGAATGAGAAGGGTAAGCGTCTATAGAGTCGGGGCTTCCCTCTGCTTGGTACGCACCGCTCACTGATTACTGCTCACTTTGGCCTTTTGAAACCGAGCATTATGAAGAAGATACTGGTAACCGGCAGCGATGGTCTCGTCGGCACAAACATCCTGCCAGCCCTCTCGAACCACTTCACAATCATTCCTCTCATTGAGGAACAGTGGGATATCCTTGACAGGAAGGCAGGGAAAGAGATTCTTCGTATCCACCGGCCTGATGTTTTTATCAACCTCGCTGCAATCACTAACGTTGACGGCTGTGAGGATGCGTCTGAACTGGCTTACCGCGTGAATGCTGAAGGAGCGGGCGTCATTGCTGAACTCTGCGCAGAACAAGGGGTCAAGCTTCTTCATTTCAGCACTGACTACGTCTTCGACGGGACGAGCAACAGACCCTACACAGAGGAGGACCCGACCAACCCTTTGTCTGTCTACGGTCGCAGCAAGCTCTCAGGAGAAAAAAAGGTTCTTGAGAATCACCCTTCGTCAGTGGTGATACGGACCGAGTGGATCTATGGCAAGGGAGGGGAGAACTTCATAACCAAGGTGACGAAGATTGCGCGTGAGAAGGGAAAGGTCGAGGTAGTTGATGACCAGACCGGAGCTCCAACATTTGCGCGCGACCTCGCAGAGCCTGTGAGGGCCCTCATAACTCTAGACAAGTCCGGCATCTACCACGTCACTAATGGTGGGGCCTGCACGTGGTTTCAATTCGCGAAGGAGATTTTCTCAATACTCCACATTGACGTGCCATGCCTGCCCGCCAGTTCTGCACAGATACAACGGAAGGCAAGGAGACCGGCATATTCCGTACTTGATTGCTCCAAACTGCAGAAAGAGACCGGCATCTCCATGCGGCCATGGCAGGAAGCGCTGAGGCAGTACCTGGCAGAACTTTCATGAAATGCATCTTTTTCGGCGACACGCACCTCGGAAGAAGGGATGCCGCGCGCCACGCATTTGTAAGAGATTTTATAGAGAAGGCGTGCACGGGGTCCGACATGGTTTTCATTCTTGGAGATCTGTTCGAGTTTTATCACGGCTATGACAACTATATTTACCCCTGGTATAGGAGCATCGTTGATGCCCTGAGAGAGCTTGCTGCTGCCGGCACAGCCGTTTACCACATCGAAGGGAATCATGAATTCGACATGGGATCATTTTTCTCTTCACATACAGGTCTGATCTGCGCGCGAAGGCTGGTTATCGAGATAGATGGAAAGAAGGTATTCATTGCGCATGGAGATGAGATGGGTGACGCCATCCTTTCAAAGATTCTC containing:
- the rfbB gene encoding dTDP-glucose 4,6-dehydratase, giving the protein MDRMHILVTGGCGFIGSNFIRYMLSAYPHVVTNIDKLTYAGNLENLKGLEREPHYRFIKGDIANSADVENAFSEHIDIVVNFAAESHVDRSILDPEAFIRTNINGTYLLLEAARKKGIKKFMQVSTDEVYGSLPVSGKFTEGTPLAPNSPYSASKASADLLVTAYFKTFGVPTVITRCSNNYGPYQFPEKLIPLLITNALQDLELPVYGDGLNVRDWIHVEDHCEAIALVLEKGEPGNVYNVGADNEQANIEIVKLILDILKKPHSLIKYVKDRPGHDRRYAIDNTKIRTRLGFQPRRDFKTGLDETVRWYLENRAWWESIRSGDYLKYYETMYKNR
- a CDS encoding UDP-2,3-diacylglucosamine diphosphatase, translating into MKCIFFGDTHLGRRDAARHAFVRDFIEKACTGSDMVFILGDLFEFYHGYDNYIYPWYRSIVDALRELAAAGTAVYHIEGNHEFDMGSFFSSHTGLICARRLVIEIDGKKVFIAHGDEMGDAILSKILKSPPTYKVMNGLGPALTWRIAMVCRLFLSERRRVYREKVRDRFRVYAKNKLDEGFDAVILAHTHMSDFVEYGTDKTKKVYLNTGGLIEELTYGHYTTSDGFSIRTCKPAEG
- the rfbD gene encoding dTDP-4-dehydrorhamnose reductase, whose protein sequence is MKKILVTGSDGLVGTNILPALSNHFTIIPLIEEQWDILDRKAGKEILRIHRPDVFINLAAITNVDGCEDASELAYRVNAEGAGVIAELCAEQGVKLLHFSTDYVFDGTSNRPYTEEDPTNPLSVYGRSKLSGEKKVLENHPSSVVIRTEWIYGKGGENFITKVTKIAREKGKVEVVDDQTGAPTFARDLAEPVRALITLDKSGIYHVTNGGACTWFQFAKEIFSILHIDVPCLPASSAQIQRKARRPAYSVLDCSKLQKETGISMRPWQEALRQYLAELS